Proteins encoded in a region of the Pocillopora verrucosa isolate sample1 chromosome 11, ASM3666991v2, whole genome shotgun sequence genome:
- the LOC136284361 gene encoding uncharacterized protein, with protein sequence MFFKSAGLSSSRRPKEVEFFTCKDMTLVDLLLKSFIFSFISREVWTQGNDSNMPSLLNILFKIMFLYRILTHFADEVSQLVVDCVQFSSRLCLTVLFSTRFKPLRAIRDTEENSFFTCACFANQASTDESVCRVYEVGRLRRADDEDEQESDEGGEEDDDVDDDDDENDDDDDEIEITISGDDDSDDDSDIDIF encoded by the exons atgtttttcaaaaGCGCCGGCTTATCATCTTCGCGTCGACCAAAAGAAGTGGAGTTTTTCACGTGCAAGGACATGACACTAGTTGATCTCCTTTTGAagtcttttattttcagttttattagCAGAGAGGTTTGGACTCAAGGAAACGATTCGAATATGCCAAGTTTGCTCAATATATTGTTCAAGATAATGTTCCTCTACAGAATTCTGACGCATTTTGCCGACGAAGTTTCACAATTAGTCGTTGATTGTGTCCAGTTTAGTTCTCGGTTGTGTCTAACTGTGTTGTTCTCCACTAGATTTAAACCGCTCAGGGCCATTCGCGATACTGAAGAAAACAGCTTCTTTACATGTGCATGTTTTGCA AATCAGGCCAGCACCGACGAAAGCGTTTGCCGGGTGTACGAAGTCGGGCGGCTGCGTAGGGCTGATGACGAGGACGAGCAG GAATCCGACGAAGGTGGCGAGGAAGATGACGATgtcgatgacgatgatgatgaaaatgatgatgatgacgacgaaaTTGAAATCACGATATCTGGCGATGATGATTCGGATGATGACAgtgatattgatattttttgA